A single window of Aspergillus flavus chromosome 4, complete sequence DNA harbors:
- a CDS encoding S-adenosyl-L-methionine-dependent methyltransferase (hypothetical protein AOR_1_1778194) gives MASSSSSSDQQSFVTEKPQEEAYEEKHVHEVYQQIASHFSSTRYKAWPVVKRFLTELTPGAIGLDVGCGNGKCLPVNQNVFIVASDRSENLARIAANHQPHSVIVADILNLPHPDSFFDFAISIAVIHHLSTPDRRIQAIREILRALKPATVEAPGGKVLLYVWALEQKTSRRGWDKGDQQDVMVPWVMASNPPKNAPSDQPKVFHRYYHLYEANELERDITKAGGRVLESGYEKDNWWAIATR, from the exons atggcatcatcatcatcatcatcagaccAACAGTCCTTTGTAACTGAAAAGCCGCAAGAGGAAGCGTacgaagaaaagcatgtCCATGAGGTGTACCAACAGATCGCAAGTCATTTTTCCTCCACTCGCTACAAG GCGTGGCCAGTTGTGAAACGGTTTCTTACAGAGTTAACACCCGGAGCTATCGGACTAGATGTGGGATGTGGCAATGGAAAATGTCTACCTGTAAACCAGAATGTCTTTATCGTGGCTTCAGACAG ATCCGAGAATCTTGCCCGAATTGCCGCGAATCACCAACCACACTCGGTCATTGTGGCAGATATCCTAAACCTACCACACCCGGATTCCTTTTTCGACTTTGCAATATCGATAGCTGTGATACACCACCTCTCAACCCCAGATCGAAGGATCCAAGCTATCCGTGAGATTCTGCGCGCTTTGAAGCCTGCCACGGTAGAGGCTCCTGGAGGGAAGGTCCTGCTATATGTATGGGCACTCGAGCAGAAGACTAGCCGCAGAGGCTGGGATAAAGGTGACCAGCAGGACGTTATGGTTCCATGGGTTATGGCAAgcaaccccccaaaaaacGCTCCAAGTGATCAACCAAAAGTTTTCCACCGATATTACCACCTTTATGAGGCCAATGAGTTAGAGCGTGACATAACCAAAGCGGGTGGCCGTGTCCTGGAATCTGGATATGAAAAAGACAATTGGTGGGCAATTGCAACACGATGA
- a CDS encoding DNA repair protein endonuclease SAE2/CtIP C-terminus-domain-containing protein, giving the protein MEILKQLHASVAESFEKSFDDAYSDLTAVLTIRDKQVATAEEKLRATEDVRSKAAAEIERLNVEIAHLREELSRNDISLDGAEVSLSESQLEEAYAPQRVLSLCDDNNLVSWECGTKEPRIVKGKYAALYGDAQTLAKACKGLRHQIKRHKRKLEHWSKCLERDEFTLVLNGVAVKFQRVKNIANEDHDCSPTAESIPANGMSVPVSHNAADGGPGLPSSPRHEPDEGFTSIVCGDYRRSDNTFRQSLQTESLKVFLTQSSPPFETEDTDTLARQRYRRLKRKREIVPESGALARYSGLRERESKPPIAVKSESMSSSPVRNVSQQFETIETQDLDEVGGTVETPTTEVVIDAYRTSETDPSAIHSPSSRKLAPQDEYRLASGHRLLHRSTALQSVDNNASLLHGSARWPEKKPMAIPRAPNHAISCLAEDGERMYPTAHAGRTPLNADLSYLSAALSSKDVSHRLQDLLEKPVPPRSLLHSPKDSGNTNDTISYKQHESHADHEAPAYSRRVPTDAQASKRPTDQHVSTNTQISERAESNSIKMRPEDEPYRALPLHRLELSHFRINPDYNEGLEYAFDTVIRKKKERKCIKGCTRPDCCGDKFLAMARLAGLRINSTVSCQEDDQKFLEDYLRDNKHLLDGLGEKDHQKLLDEAKARLIADCFGKHRNHHPRPATPPGFWRTDMPDTQELEFDREEARRLERDKVKERYREAMRPGGLWKYADE; this is encoded by the coding sequence ATGGAAATTCTAAAGCAACTTCATGCCTCTGTGGCAGAGAGCTTTGAGAAATCCTTCGATGATGCATACAGCGATTTGACTGCTGTGCTTACCATTCGTGATAAACAAGTCGCCACTGCAGAAGAGAAACTCAGGGCTACGGAGGATGTCCGAAGTAAAGCTGCGGCCGAGATCGAGAGGCTAAATGTTGAGATTGCCCATTTACGAGAAGAATTAAGTCGTAATGACATTAGCCTAGATGGTGCTGAAGTCTCTTTGAGCGAGTCTCAATTGGAGGAAGCATATGCGCCGCAGCGTGTTTTGAGTCTGTGTGATGACAACAATCTCGTGTCGTGGGAATGTGGTACTAAAGAACCGAGAATTGTCAAGGGGAAATATGCTGCACTATATGGAGATGCACAAACGCTCGCAAAGGCCTGTAAGGGCCTCAGACACCAGATCAAGCGGCATAAGAGAAAGCTGGAACACTGGAGCAAATGTCTCGAGCGGGACGAGTTTACACTTGTGCTGAATGGTGTCGCTGTCAAATTCCAACGAGTGAAAAACATTGCAAATGAAGACCATGATTGCTCTCCAACCGCAGAGTCGATACCTGCAAATGGCATGTCAGTGCCGGTTAGTCATAATGCAGCAGACGGGGGTCCTGGGCTACCGAGTTCACCTAGGCACGAGCCGGATGAAGGTTTTACATCCATTGTTTGCGGCGACTATAGAAGATCAGATAACACCTTTAGACAGTCCCTGCAGACTGAATCTCTAAAAGTTTTTCTTACGCAGTCCAGTCCTCCTTTCGAGACCGAAGATACCGATACATTGGCGAGGCAGAGATACCGGAGATTGAAGAGGAAACGCGAGATTGTACCCGAATCCGGGGCATTAGCTCGTTATAGTGGCTTGAGGGAAAGGGAATCGAAACCGCCCATTGCCGTAAAAAGCGAAAGCATGTCCTCTAGTCCCGTGCGAAACGTTTCCCAGCAGTTTGAAACAATTGAAACTCAAGATTTGGATGAAGTTGGCGGTACTGTCGAGACACCAACCACAGAGGTGGTCATCGATGCATATCGAACATCTGAAACAGACCCTTCGGCTATTCATTCGCCATCATCTCGAAAACTAGCGCCTCAGGATGAATACCGTCTAGCATCAGGCCACaggcttcttcatcgatcCACAGCACTCCAATCAGTGGATAACAATGCTAGCCTTTTGCATGGTTCTGCTCGATGGCCTGAAAAGAAGCCAATGGCAATCCCGAGGGCACCCAACCATGCTATATCGTGCTTAGCAGAGGATGGCGAACGGATGTATCCCACAGCACATGCAGGAAGGACACCGCTGAACGCCGATCTTAGCTACCTGTCAGCAGCCTTAAGTTCCAAGGATGTCTCACACCGTTTGCAGGACTTATTGGAGAAACCAGTGCCGCCTAGGTCACTGTTGCATTCGCCGAAGGACAGCGGAAACACGAACGATACCATAAGTTACAAACAGCACGAATCTCATGCTGATCACGAAGCGCCTGCGTATAGTAGACGCGTACCTACTGATGCACAAGCTAGCAAACGGCCAACTGATCAACATGTATCAACCAACACCCAAATTTCCGAGCGAGCAGAGTCTAATTCCATTAAAATGCGTCCAGAGGATGAACCTTACCGAGCTCTGCCACTACACCGGCTCGAACTTAGTCATTTCAGGATAAACCCCGACTATAACGAAGGACTCGAGTATGCATTTGACACTGTTATCcgcaagaaaaaagaacgCAAGTGCATCAAGGGATGCACGCGCCCTGATTGCTGTGGGGACAAATTCTTAGCCATGGCACGCCTTGCTGGTCTACGAATTAACTCTACAGTCTCTTGTCAAGAAGATGACCAGAAATTTTTAGAGGACTACTTGAGAGACAATAAACATTTGCTTGATGGACTTGGTGAGAAGGACCATCAGAAGCTCCTTGATGAGGCAAAAGCAAGGCTGATTGCCGACTGTTTTGGGAAACATAGGAATCATCATCCACGTCCGGCTACGCCACCAGGGTTTTGGCGTACGGATATGCCTGACACACAAGAACTAGAATTTGATCGTGAGGAGGCAAGAAGGCTTGAGAGAGATAAGGTAAAAGAACGATATAGAGAAGCAATGCGCCCGGGTGGCCTTTGGAAATATGCAGATGAGTGA
- a CDS encoding ribonuclease H2 subunit A — protein MTIDDPAPTESYPESYFVLGVDEAGRGPVLGPMVYSAFYLPHDLHHSLLARDYNFNDSKVLTPGVRANLMRLLCTPGTPLFESCGWATKLLSARDISSGMMRPGAGVYNLNAQAMDATVELIREIVEGRKVDIREVYIDTIGNPATYQQKLERIFPSLKITVAKKADSLYPCVSAASVAAKVTRDVALELCHEDIVKAQQFDDPSQATSTESWGSGYPSDSKCVGWLRRNMDPIFGWGNECRFSWGTSKEMLEMKGGVKVDWPPDDENTQLRDFLLTSSEAPKGTNQELRDWFGQKTTEVL, from the coding sequence ATGACCATAGATGATCCCGCACCAACTGAAAGCTATCCGGAGAGCTATTTTGTTTTGGGCGTTGACGAGGCAGGCCGTGGCCCTGTTTTGGGTCCTATGGTATACAGTGCTTTCTATTTACCGCATGACCTTCACCACTCCCTGCTTGCGCGTGATTACAACTTCAATGACAGCAAGGTTCTAACACCTGGTGTACGCGCCAACTTAATGCGTTTGCTCTGCACCCCGGGGACTCCCCTGTTCGAGTCATGTGGATGGGCAACTAAACTTTTATCTGCAAGAGATATTTCATCAGGCATGATGCGCCCTGGCGCGGGGGTCTATAACTTGAATGCACAAGCCATGGACGCTACCGTGGAACTCATCCGAGAAATTGTGGAGGGCCGCAAAGTTGACATCAGAGAGGTGTATATTGACACAATTGGAAACCCGGCCACCTATCAGCAGAAGTTGGAGCGGATCTTTCCGTCACTAAAAATTACAGTGGCTAAAAAGGCGGACTCTTTGTACCCTTGTGTTAGTGCTGCGAGTGTTGCTGCTAAAGTGACCCGAGATGTGGCCTTGGAACTCTGCCATGAAGATATAGTGAAGGCCCAACAATTTGATGACCCTTCACAAGCAACTTCTACCGAGAGTTGGGGCAGCGGTTATCCCTCCGATTCGAAGTGCGTAGGCTGGCTCCGAAGGAACATGGATCCCATATTCGGGTGGGGTAATGAATGCCGATTCAGCTGGGGCACTTCGAAAGAAATGCTTGAGATGAAGGGAGGGGTAAAGGTGGACTGGCCGCCTGATGACGAAAACACACAACTTCGAGATTTCCTTCTGACATCTTCTGAAGCTCCTAAGGGAACTAATCAAGAGTTGCGAGATTGGTTTGGGCAGAAGACAACAGAGGTCCTTTAA
- a CDS encoding putative adenylate kinase (AK 1) encodes MAPITEEAVSGLKDIIGKLEARVEELESRLSNGSKPKSVAEHMRMVLMGPPGAGKGTQAPALKDKYCVCHLATGDMLRSQVAKKTELGKEAKKIMDQGGLVSDEIMVNMIKSELDNNSECKNGFILDGFPRTVAQAERLDDMLAARQQKLQHAVELQIDDALLVARITGRLVHPASGRSYHKVFNPPKQEMKDDITGEPLIQRSDDNAETLKKRLGTYHAQTAPVVDYYKKTGIWRGIDASQEPGQVWKSLLGVFQQN; translated from the exons ATGGCTCCTATCACGGAAGAGGCCGTTTCCGGTCTTAAGGATATCATCGGCAAGCTCGAGGCTCGGGTTGAGGAATTGGAGAGCCGCCTGAGCAATGGATCTAAGCCCAAGTCTGTTGCAGAACATATGCGCATGGTTCTGATGGGACCTCCTGGTGCAG GCAAGGGCACCCAGGCACCTGCACTTAAGGACAAATACTGTGTGTGCCACTTG GCTACCGGAGATATGTTGCGGTCTCAGGTCGCCAAGAAGACTGAGCTGGGCAaagaggccaagaagatcatGGATCAGGGTGGCCTGGTTAGTGATGAGATCATGGTCAACATGATTAAGAGCGAGTTGGACAACAACAGTGAATGCAAGAACGG TTTCATCCTTGATGGCTTTCCTCGTACCGTTGCTCAGGCCGAGCGCTTGGATGATATGCTTGCTGCCCGTCAACAGAAACTCCAGCATGCCGTCGAACTGCAGATCGATGATGCCTTGCTGGTAGCAAGAATCACCGGACGTTTAGTTCACCCTGCTTCTGGACGCTCCTACCATAAGGTGTTCAATCCTCCTAAacaggagatgaaggatgatATTACCGGCGAGCCTCTCATTCAGCGGTCTGATGACAATGCTGAGACCCTTAAGAAGCGTCTCGGAACATACCATGCCCAAACCGCCCCTGTCGTGGATTATTATAAGAAGACTGGTATCTGGCGGGGAATTGATGCTAGCCAGGAACCGGGTCAAGTGTGGAAGAGCCTCCTCGGCGTTTTCCAGCAGAACTAA
- a CDS encoding putative 26S proteasome regulatory particle subunit Rpn8, with the protein MPATTADTLSLVTRTVTVAPLVLLSVADHYGRSAKGTRKRVVGVLLGENSGQNVRVSNSFAVPFEEDEKDPSVWFLDHNFVESMRDMFKKINAREKLIGWYHSGPKLRAADLEINELFKRYTPNPLLVIVDVQPKEVGVPTDAYFAVDEIKDDGTTTSKTFVHTPSIIEAEEAEEIGVEHLLRDIRDVAVGTLSTRITSQLQSLQGLHLRLRDIGQYLQKVLDHELPVNHAILGNLQDVFNLLPNLSTPPATPRLSGSEQQSENSELARSMSIKTNDQLMAIYLSSLIRAITAFHDLIENKIQNRQQQEENEQKREQETNAAKGEKEAKKANGAINGEQKEELDGSKEKYKKKGQ; encoded by the exons ATGCCTGCCACCACGGCGGACACCCTTTCCCTCGTCACGCGGACCGTCACGGTCGCCCCGTTAGTACTCCTCTCAGTCGCAGATCATTATGGTCGCTCGGCAAAGGGAACTCGCAAGCGTGTGGTGGGAGTATTGCTAGGAGAGAACTCGGGTCAAAATGTTCGAGTATCAAACAGCTTTGCGG TTCCCTTTGAGGAGGATGAAAAGGATCCCTCAGTGTGGTTCTTAGATCATAATTTTGTCGAATCGATGAGAGACATGTTCAAGAAGATTAACGCTCGTGAAAAACTCATTGGATGGTATCACTCGGGTCCGAAGCTACGGGCCGCTGACCTGGAAATTAACGAGCTATTCAAACGATACACACCCAATCCTTTGCTGGTGATTGTCGATGTTCAACCAAAGGAGGTCGGCGTGCCGACAGATGCCTACTTTGCTGTGGATGAAATCAAAGAT GATGGTACCACCACTTCTAAGACCTTCGTTCACACTCCATCCATAATCGAAGCAGAAGAGGCAGAGGAAATCGGTGTTGAGCACCTTCTCCGAGACATTAGGGACGTTGCTGTCGGTACACTCTCCACTCGCATAACGTCGCAGCTTCAGTCCTTGCAGGGCCTTCATCTACGCCTGCGGGACATTGGGCAGTATCTCCAGAAAGTCCTTGACCATGAGCTACCTGTCAATCATGCCATACTGGGCAACCTTCAAGATGTCTTCAACCTCCTTCCCAATCTATCGACCCCACCAGCGACACCACGCCTCAGCGGGTCGGAACAGCAGTCGGAGAACAGCGAGCTGGCGCGTTCCATGAGTATAAAGACCAACGATCAACTAATGGCCATCTATCTGAGCAGTTTGATCCGCGCCATTACTGCCTTCCACGATTTGATCGAGAACAAGATTCAGAATCGAcaacagcaagaagaaaatgagcAGAAGAGGGAACAGGAAACCAATGCTGCTAAGGGCGAAAAGGAGGCGAAAAAGGCCAACGGAGCCATAAATGGCGAGCaaaaggaagagctggatggATCCAAGGAAAaatacaagaagaagggtcaATAA
- a CDS encoding cupin domain protein: MAPRGPAKARDYDYSNVGKLGRRTGITVKEGKRDEHGMEDIDEMWSSPEKSPVRENGFSNGNESLVGSDGMSMDEGNAPGPADFLSGMNGGRNSYFPPPVARSPMKTGLTGSPRRTPGLRSSQSPQQDLLSSSPSDGKGLGHTKGELRQDVSPLTHRSINAPPLNHLSSARSKANKKTQEVAASFSDSDANSQSNPDENANSHEHTRDDFADSFDAGNDTILGGGLEEPDENSTATQSPSILAVGLQKKGQIKIGHQPKKKARNGSSRTQIPVESNEPQEHGSSQKRKRPGRPAKNQRSTSYDTEEQRLSKKSKASIKETREPNTSGHPDLNRVVEDHVNRTGPLKGRSLYILKRETPTDSSTTHTRSGRVSVRPLAYWKNERCVYGDGEAAEGERYPLSTIKEIIRTEELEPERRKSKKGRPSKKSKSGKPRVDNDSEDDEDYIDPWEKEGILHGYIRKWDPDAQAGIDEEEVLDIAYAPSGIETRDVKGSSFRFAKLLSSPFLGSGIVELPSGGVKKPKNSKKMHMVFYVCRGRVQVDISGVQFSAGKGCVFQVPRGNYYSFANTHGKDARLFFTQGCVPVEGSNSAPGSASKNDTMEEEPTPQVERPPGVGKGRPKGKQKAGGSKAS; encoded by the exons ATGGCTCCTCGGGGGCCCGCGAAAGCTCGCGATTATGATTATTCCAATGTCGGTAAACTTGGACG TCGCACAGGAATTACAGTGAAGGAGGGCAAGCGCGATGAACATGGAATGGAGGACATTGATGAAATGTGGTCATCGCCAGAGAAGTCTCCCGTAAGAGAAAATGGCTTCAGCAATGGGAATGAATCTTTGGTAGGCTCCGATGGCATGTCTATGGACGAGG GGAATGCACCTGGTCCTGCTGATTTCCTCAGCGGTATGAACGGTGGGCGAAACTCTTATTTCCCACCACCTGTTGCACGTTCTCCCATGAAGACTGGCTTGACTGGGTCCCCTCGGAGAACTCCTGGTTTACGATCATCCCAAAGCCCACAACAGGATCTCCTCTCCTCTAGTCCTTCCGATGGTAAAGGCTTGGGCCATACTAAAGGAGAGTTGCGACAGGATGTTTCTCCTCTAACACACCGTTCTATTAATGCGCCTCCCTTAAATCACTTGAGCAGTGCCCGCAGTAAGGCAAACAAGAAGACGCAGGAAGTAGCAGCTTCATTTTCGGACAGCGATGCGAATAGCCAATCGAACCCGGATGAAAATGCAAATAGTCACGAACATACACGGGATGATTTCGCTGATAGCTTCGATGCTGGCAATGACACAATTCTAGGGGGTGGATTGGAAGAACCAGATGAAAATAGCACAGCAACGCAGTCTCCATCAATATTGGCTGTCGGCCTGCAGAAGAAAGGCCAGATAAAGATCGGCCACcaacccaaaaagaaagcccGAAATGGATCAAGTCGGACTCAAATCCCTGTAGAGTCGAATGAACCACAGGAGCATGGGTCCTCGCAGAAACGTAAACGCCCCGGAAGGCCCGCGAAAAACCAGCGCAGTACCAGTTACGATACGGAAGAGCAGAGGCTGTCAAAGAAGTCCAAGGCCTCCATAAAAGAGACTAGAGAACCAAATACATCAGGCCACCCCGATCTAAATAGGGTCGTTGAGGATCACGTCAACCGCACGGGGCCTTTAAAAGGGCGAAGCTTATATATTCTCAAACGGGAGACTCCAACGGATAGCAGCACTACACACACTCGGTCAGGGCGAGTGTCTGTCAGACCTCTTGCCTATTGGAAGAACGAACGCTGTGTCTACGGTGATGGCGAGGCTGCCGAGGGAGAGCGCTACCCTCTCTCTACCATTAAGGAGATCATACGTACGGAAGAACTCGAACCGGAAAGACGGAAATCTAAGAAGGGTAGACCttcgaagaagtcgaagTCGGGAAAACCTAGGGTGGACAACGActcagaagatgatgaggattaTATTGACCCTTGGGAGAAGGAAGGGATTTTGCATGGTTACATTAGGAAGTGGGATCCCGACGCCCAGGCGGGGAtagacgaggaagaggtcCTCG ACATCGCATACGCGCCTTCCGGTATCGAGACAAGGGATGTCAAAGGTTCAAGTTTTCGGTTTGCCAAACTACTTAGCTCTCCTTTCTTAGGTTCCGGGATTGTTGAGCTGCCAAGCGGCGGAGtgaaaaagccaaaaaaCTCAAAGAAGATGCATATGGTCTTCTACGTATGCCGCGGCCGAGTGCAAGTAGACATCTCCGGTGTACAATTTAGCGCTGGGAAAGGTTGCGTGTTCCAAGTGCCAAGAG GCAATTATTACAGCTTCGCAAACACACATGGGAAGGACGCTCGGCTGTTCTTCACGCAAGGCTGTGTCCCTGTGGAGGGTAGCAATTCTGCCCCAGGGTCTGCCTCCAAGAATGATACtatggaagaagagccaaCCCCTCAAGTTGAACGTCCTCCTGGTGTCGGGAAAGGTAGGCCCAAGGGGAAGCAGAAGGCAGGTGGCTCTAAAGCATCATAG
- a CDS encoding CAP Gly-rich domain-containing protein, translated as MSFQPTPSDVSVLITAPTASANSEPHFVTERRITPTWTVIQLKSKLETMTGIPPGSQSLKLKTPGFPDQWLDGDENIIGDWELRKGCEIEVHDSRPPSARPNFHDLSSVEKYVLPAATYESLPNSVLAWKKHQKLGRFDPNVLSPYESARKQAEQDAEDIGSRGIAVSKRAIILPSSPPHVRRGIIRFVGPVPSIPYPGVETGDTDASALPIWVGIELDEPTGKNDGSVGGKRYFTCPNKSGIFVKPEKVEVGEFPPLELDDLEDETMEEI; from the exons ATGTCATTCCAACCCACTCCGTCGGATGTTTCTGTCCTCATTACCGCGCCTACAGCAAGTGCCAATTCTGAGCCACACTTCGTCACGGAGCGTCGAATCACTCCAACATGGACCGTTATTCAATTAAAGTCAAAGTTGGAAACAATGACAGGGATACCACCTGGCAGTCAGAGCTTAAAATTGAAGACACCAGGGTTTCCTGACCAATGGCTTGACGGTGATGAGAACATTATCGGTGATTGGGAGTTGAGAAAGGGCTGTGAGATCGAG GTTCATGATTCCCGCCCTCCTTCAGCACGGCCGAACTTTCATGATCTATCCTCTGTTGAAAAATACGTTCTTCCTGCAGCCACCTATGAGTCCCTACCAAATTCGGTATTGGCGTGGAAAAAGCACCAGAAACTTGGTCGGTTTGATCCAAATGTACTATCGCCGTACGAATCGGCACGCAAGCAAGCTGAACAAGACGCCGAGGATATAGGGAGTCGAG GTATCGCGGTTTCCAAACGTGCGATTATTCTCCCGTCCTCTCCGCCCCATGTCCGACGAGGAATTATCCGCTTTGTTGGACCGGTGCCATCCATCCCCTATCCTGGGGTAGAAACTGGAGATACTGATGCAAGTGCTCTGCCTATCTGGGTAGGGATCGAACTCGATGAGCCAACTGGTAAGAACGATGGCAGCGTGGGCGGAAAGCGCTATTTCACTTGCCCTAATAAGTCTGGTATCTTTGTGAAACCCGAGAAGGTTGAGGTAGGAGAATTTCCGCCTCTGGAACTAGACGATCTAGAGGACGAGACGATGGAGGAAATATGA
- a CDS encoding peroxisomal membrane protein pex16 (unnamed protein product) produces the protein MDPTRNYRGTVPSTLLRPSKWLPLYEDFVTKNASSVGQVESALRSLTYIIPGRYRDSEISSECVHSSVQLLSLYHDSLVSRVISRLPPNISRPTPTPHSRYTKYWTSHSSLYRKVAITLQMVQYTELLWEMIARRRGEKVRWRVVILIEAIKAICRLFLLRLTNSRPLVSPPLPERDVDPRSAEEEEGDWNGMQTPLSERSSDLSWTMPRTGLSLPCLPDVNDVSDFLISKVLTADDIKPPKALLHRVTGQGQLAEILYILRPVAYALAMQRWNGNKRSWRPWLIGFGMEYGCRQLAKTDFRERLAGGLRGLTGLEREELRKRGWAMGWWFMRGALYENLTQPWLKDLTRKMKGKPLLDLVGSVVEDYEYLWDNYYFSTATL, from the exons ATGGATCCAACGCGGAACTACAGAGGAACAGTCCCCTCGACACTCTTGAGACCATCTAAATGGCTACCATTGTACGAAGACTTCGTGACCAAGAACGCTAGCTCTGTAGGTCAGGTAGAGTCAGCATTGAGGTCTCTCACATACATAATCCCAG GACGATACAGAGATTCGGAGATCTCGTCAGAATGCG TACATTCTTCTGTACAGCTCCTTTCGCTGTATCATGATTCCCTTGTTTCTCGAGTCATCTCTAGACTTCCACCGAACATCTCTCGACCCACGCCCACTCCCCATTCACGCTATACAAAGTACTGGACGTCCCACTCCTCGCTTTACCGTAAGGTCGCCATCACTCTTCAAATGGTTCAGTACACAGAACTACTTTGGGAAATGATTGCGCGGCGTCGAGGTGAAAAAGTTCGCTGGCGAGTTGTTATCCTCATTGAAGCTATCAAAGCAATATGTCGTTTGTTTCTGCTACGTCTCACAAACTCGAGGCCGCTAGTCAGCCCTCCATTACCAGAGCGCGATGTCGACCCAAGATCtgctgaagaggaggaaggcgATTGGAACGGGATGCAAACACCACTAAGCGAGCGGTCTTCGGACCTTAGCTGGACCATGCCTCGTACGGGACTATCGCTTCCTTGCCTCCCGGATGTGAACGACGTCTCggattttttaatatcaaAAGTACTTACCGCTGATGATATCAAGCCGCCCAAAGCCCTTTTGCACCGAGTCACTGGTCAAGGCCAGCTGGCAGAAATATTGTACATATTACGGCCAGTAGCCTATGCACTGGCGATGCAAAGATGGAATGGTAATAAACGAAGTTGGAGGCCTTGGCTCATTGGATTTGGCATGGAGTATGGCTGTCGACAACTTGCCAAAACCGATTTCCGGGAGAGACTTGCCGGTGGTCTTCGGGGACTGACAGGCTTGGAGCGCGAGGAattgagaaagagaggatggGCTATGGGGTGGTGGTTTATGAGAGGCGCTCTCTATGAAAATTTGACCCA GCCCTGGTTGAAAGATTTAACTAGGAAGATGAAAGGGAAACCACTGCTTGACTTGGTAGGCAGTGTTGTCGAAGATTATGAATACCTGTGGGACAATTACTACTTTTCAACAGCGACTTTATGA